Proteins co-encoded in one Armatimonadota bacterium genomic window:
- a CDS encoding family 10 glycosylhydrolase: MRHLMRIPMPILIAASAVTLGSLLTGSCARAQDDFETQRKEMLNRQRRVILNNDGCDCLYFPKSKEITPENFLELRTTALAGTHVDTVFYCTISAGFSNFTHNTQVGNILEKSFDPDAKDHNITRQLIDQGNDCLKLVVDFCHANDMECFWSMRMNDTHDGAHRPDAPYPLFPPLKEQHPEWLVGEYGKKPRYSSWTSVDYTVPEIRDLAFRFIEEVCQNYDVDGVELDFFRHMNFFKSTANGNPASQEELDMMTDLMRRVRAMTEREGRRRGRPILVAVRVVDSVDYSRLVGIDLEKWLAEGLVDILIATCYFQLNPWEYLVDLGHKYGVKVYPGLSESRVRGEIPPLRRQSQESYRARAARVWQSGADGVYLFNFFNPKAPMLSELGDPELLSRLDKLYFTTVRNGDPNNYVPDGVRFQNIPIVTPENAATVEPGTERKITLQIGDDFAAQQAAGLAPEVTARIVAMGSDHMGVSVNGHPLTCTGQDGAWSLYALQPQWLKPGANEFSFTTREKQAAPGQDAWNVEWTAEKVPAAPWYHDAYKKDVTVAELRDGALLVADRGEGGGEYLYFYYPWAASSELENVVEAEAKVVSGWNTIIISDGKSTERLSLYPDRVELYSGKLRHMMDTTDRFHTYRVSVKGSDIKVWVDGELVIDGTGKFTAPSAGGRNTVQFGAANSPEKGEALWKSVRFTTPASAVYDLAVSVKYPKPE, encoded by the coding sequence GTGCGACACCTGATGCGCATTCCCATGCCGATTCTCATCGCCGCTTCCGCCGTGACCCTGGGCAGTCTCCTCACCGGCAGTTGCGCCCGGGCGCAGGATGACTTCGAAACCCAGCGCAAGGAGATGCTCAACCGCCAGCGCCGGGTCATCCTGAACAACGACGGGTGCGACTGTCTGTATTTTCCAAAGAGCAAGGAGATCACTCCGGAAAACTTCCTGGAGCTGCGCACCACCGCCCTTGCCGGGACCCACGTGGACACGGTCTTCTACTGCACCATCAGCGCGGGGTTTAGCAACTTCACCCACAACACGCAGGTGGGCAACATCCTGGAAAAGAGCTTCGACCCCGACGCGAAGGACCACAACATCACCCGGCAGCTCATCGACCAGGGCAACGACTGCCTGAAGCTCGTGGTGGACTTCTGCCACGCGAATGACATGGAATGTTTCTGGTCGATGCGCATGAACGACACCCACGACGGCGCGCACAGGCCAGACGCGCCTTACCCGCTCTTTCCGCCGCTGAAGGAGCAGCACCCGGAATGGCTCGTGGGCGAGTACGGGAAGAAGCCGCGGTACAGTTCGTGGACATCGGTGGACTACACGGTGCCGGAGATCCGCGATCTGGCCTTCCGGTTCATCGAGGAAGTCTGCCAGAACTACGACGTGGACGGCGTTGAGCTGGACTTCTTCCGGCACATGAACTTCTTCAAGAGCACCGCAAATGGAAACCCAGCCAGTCAGGAAGAGCTGGACATGATGACGGATCTCATGCGCCGCGTGCGTGCGATGACGGAGCGCGAAGGCCGCAGGCGGGGCAGGCCGATTCTGGTCGCGGTGCGGGTGGTGGACTCGGTTGATTACAGTCGGCTCGTGGGCATCGACCTGGAGAAATGGCTGGCTGAGGGGCTCGTGGATATTCTCATCGCTACCTGCTACTTCCAGCTGAACCCGTGGGAGTACCTGGTGGACCTGGGGCACAAGTACGGGGTGAAGGTCTATCCCGGTCTGAGCGAGAGCCGGGTCCGCGGGGAGATACCCCCGCTGAGACGACAGTCGCAGGAGAGCTACCGGGCTCGCGCGGCGCGGGTGTGGCAGTCGGGTGCGGACGGGGTGTACCTGTTCAACTTTTTCAACCCGAAAGCGCCGATGCTCAGCGAACTTGGAGACCCGGAGCTCCTCAGCAGACTGGACAAGCTCTACTTCACCACCGTGCGCAATGGTGATCCGAACAACTACGTGCCCGACGGAGTTCGCTTCCAGAACATTCCCATTGTGACCCCGGAGAACGCTGCGACGGTCGAGCCGGGGACAGAGAGAAAAATCACTCTCCAGATCGGCGACGACTTCGCAGCCCAGCAGGCCGCTGGTCTCGCACCTGAAGTGACGGCACGGATCGTGGCGATGGGTAGCGACCACATGGGGGTGTCGGTGAACGGCCATCCCCTCACCTGTACCGGCCAGGACGGCGCATGGAGCCTGTATGCCCTGCAGCCCCAGTGGCTGAAGCCCGGTGCCAACGAGTTCTCGTTCACTACCCGGGAGAAGCAAGCCGCGCCGGGACAAGATGCCTGGAATGTTGAGTGGACAGCGGAGAAGGTCCCCGCCGCGCCGTGGTATCACGACGCGTACAAGAAAGACGTAACCGTGGCTGAGCTTCGGGACGGCGCACTGCTTGTGGCCGACCGTGGTGAAGGCGGTGGGGAATACCTTTACTTCTACTACCCGTGGGCGGCATCCAGCGAGCTTGAAAATGTGGTCGAGGCCGAGGCGAAAGTGGTGTCGGGCTGGAACACCATCATCATCAGCGACGGAAAGTCCACGGAGCGCCTGTCGCTCTATCCGGACCGGGTCGAACTGTACAGTGGCAAGCTGCGGCACATGATGGACACCACCGACCGCTTCCACACATACCGGGTGTCGGTCAAGGGCTCGGATATCAAGGTCTGGGTGGACGGAGAGCTGGTGATCGACGGAACAGGCAAGTTCACCGCGCCCAGCGCCGGCGGACGCAACACGGTTCAGTTTGGTGCGGCCAATAGCCCGGAGAAAGGTGAGGCGCTCTGGAAATCTGTGCGGTTCACCACCCCGGCGTCGGCGGTGTATGACCTGGCGGTGTCGGTGAAGTACCCGAAGCCCGAGTGA
- a CDS encoding Gfo/Idh/MocA family oxidoreductase, with protein sequence MSEKLRAAIIGCGRPYNHKERTGSGMAHLHAAGYTSREDVELAVLCDIKPENAQAFAEQHCPNAAIYTDMKKMLKQEKLDLVSVCLWPHLHAPAVIACAKAGVKAVHSEKPMAPTWGEAVRMAAECEKSGTQLTFNHQRRFLAPFRKARELVREGAIGKLVRLEGSCSNMIDWGTHWLDMFFFMNEEIPAIWVLGQIDAREFHQVFGLPYEHQAICEIKFENGVRGLLFTGEDSDIGCQIRLTGEEGVIELRNEDPPLWVRAGGAKWKNPKVTESLHGGHAVSMAIWDMIDALKGGYEPELSARKALQATEIIFATYESSRRRGRVDLPLKTKDSAFLSMLESGELKPKKAAKK encoded by the coding sequence ATGTCAGAGAAACTGCGCGCAGCAATCATCGGTTGTGGCAGGCCGTACAACCACAAAGAACGGACCGGTTCGGGCATGGCCCACCTGCATGCCGCAGGTTATACCAGCCGCGAGGATGTGGAGCTTGCAGTCCTGTGCGACATCAAGCCCGAGAACGCACAGGCCTTCGCAGAGCAACATTGCCCCAACGCCGCGATCTACACGGACATGAAGAAGATGCTCAAGCAGGAGAAGCTGGACCTGGTGAGCGTCTGCCTGTGGCCGCACCTTCATGCCCCGGCGGTGATCGCCTGTGCCAAAGCCGGTGTCAAGGCGGTGCATTCCGAGAAGCCCATGGCGCCCACCTGGGGCGAGGCAGTCAGGATGGCTGCGGAGTGCGAGAAGAGCGGTACGCAACTGACCTTCAACCACCAGCGTCGGTTCCTCGCGCCTTTTCGGAAAGCGCGGGAGCTTGTCCGAGAGGGTGCTATCGGCAAGCTGGTCCGGCTGGAGGGATCGTGCTCGAATATGATCGACTGGGGCACTCATTGGCTCGACATGTTCTTCTTCATGAACGAAGAGATCCCCGCGATCTGGGTGCTCGGGCAAATCGATGCGCGCGAGTTCCACCAGGTCTTCGGTCTGCCCTACGAGCACCAGGCAATCTGCGAGATCAAGTTCGAGAATGGAGTGCGGGGCTTGTTGTTCACGGGCGAAGATTCCGACATTGGGTGCCAGATCCGGCTCACCGGAGAAGAAGGGGTCATAGAACTGCGCAATGAGGATCCGCCGCTGTGGGTGCGCGCGGGCGGCGCGAAGTGGAAGAACCCCAAGGTGACGGAGAGCCTGCATGGAGGGCACGCAGTGAGCATGGCGATCTGGGACATGATCGACGCGCTCAAGGGCGGCTATGAACCCGAGCTCTCGGCACGCAAGGCATTGCAGGCCACGGAGATCATCTTTGCGACCTATGAATCCAGCCGCAGGCGCGGGCGCGTCGACCTGCCGCTGAAGACGAAGGACTCGGCGTTTCTGTCCATGCTCGAGTCCGGGGAACTCAAGCCAAAGAAAGCGGCAAAGAAGTAG
- a CDS encoding Gfo/Idh/MocA family oxidoreductase has translation MARRTPIKVAIVGLGRSGYNIHVARLRNDERFQITAVTDLIPERCAAVAAELGCEQYPDHRALLKSADAEVVVVATFSDTHVPVSKDALRAGRHVVCEKPISDSYQAARSLVQAAEKSPGILFVHHNTRFRPDTLHILDIIRTKRIGDVFEIRMRALDFSRRNDWQTMLSHHGGVMNNTCSHFIDAGLQFLGAPVTEVFCDLKHIAAAGDAEDHVKLLLKAANGRVYDMEVSSVCKFSEPKWTVLGSHGTLVSDGSTSKIQWFDKKAVKPLKVVEAPHPDREYGNDDQLPWQSEEVPSTAPSIGDFYDNVWSVLREKGKLIVTPEQALEVVRITQIAKRKSGFGQ, from the coding sequence ATGGCGCGCAGGACGCCGATCAAGGTCGCAATCGTCGGTCTCGGACGGTCGGGCTACAATATTCACGTCGCTCGACTTCGCAATGATGAGCGTTTCCAGATCACCGCGGTCACAGATCTCATCCCCGAGCGTTGCGCAGCAGTGGCGGCCGAGCTGGGCTGCGAGCAGTACCCCGATCACCGCGCCTTGCTCAAGTCCGCCGATGCCGAGGTGGTGGTTGTCGCCACGTTCTCCGACACCCACGTGCCCGTATCGAAGGACGCACTTCGCGCAGGCCGCCACGTCGTCTGCGAGAAGCCGATCTCCGACAGCTACCAGGCGGCCCGGAGCCTGGTGCAGGCCGCCGAGAAGTCACCGGGCATCCTCTTCGTCCACCACAACACCCGCTTCCGCCCGGATACTCTGCATATTCTCGATATCATCCGCACGAAACGAATCGGCGACGTGTTCGAGATCCGTATGCGAGCCCTGGACTTCAGCCGCCGTAACGACTGGCAGACGATGCTCTCACACCACGGCGGCGTCATGAACAATACTTGCTCCCATTTCATCGACGCGGGCCTGCAGTTTCTCGGAGCGCCAGTGACCGAAGTCTTCTGCGACCTCAAACACATCGCCGCCGCGGGTGATGCCGAAGACCACGTGAAGCTGCTCCTGAAAGCCGCCAACGGCCGAGTGTACGACATGGAAGTCTCGTCGGTCTGCAAGTTCTCCGAGCCCAAGTGGACAGTCCTCGGCAGCCACGGCACGCTGGTATCGGACGGCTCCACCAGCAAGATCCAGTGGTTCGATAAGAAAGCCGTGAAGCCGCTAAAGGTCGTCGAAGCACCCCACCCCGATCGGGAATACGGAAACGATGACCAGCTTCCCTGGCAGTCGGAGGAGGTGCCATCCACCGCCCCGTCCATCGGCGACTTTTATGACAATGTCTGGTCCGTCCTGCGCGAGAAAGGCAAGCTCATCGTGACGCCCGAACAAGCGCTGGAGGTCGTGCGCATCACCCAGATCGCCAAGCGCAAGAGCGGTTTCGGGCAATAG